A window from Cyanobacteria bacterium FACHB-DQ100 encodes these proteins:
- a CDS encoding type II toxin-antitoxin system HicA family toxin, producing MGSILSIPVHGNRDLPKGTLKSILKDADLTEEDLE from the coding sequence ATGGGCTCAATTCTTTCGATTCCAGTCCACGGTAATCGAGATTTACCTAAGGGAACATTGAAAAGTATTTTGAAAGATGCTGATCTAACGGAAGAAGATCTAGAGTAA
- the ilvD gene encoding dihydroxy-acid dehydratase, producing MPENLRSQAITQGVQRSPNRAMLRAVGFGDNDFTKPIVGVASAHSTITPCNMGIAPLASEAETGIRAAGGMPQVFGTITVSDGISMGTEGMKYSLVSRDVIADSIETACNAQSMDGVLAIGGCDKNMPGAMIAMARMNIPAIFVYGGTIKPGHLDGQDLTVVSSFEAVGQYSAGRIEESMLYAVERSACPGAGSCGGMYTANTMSSAFEAMGMSLMYSSTMSAVDPEKAENTALAGKVLVEAIRNQILPRDIITRKSIENAISVIMAVGGSTNAVLHFLAIAHSAGVPLTIDDFEVIRERVPVLCDLKPSGRYVATDLHRAGGIPQVMKMLLAHGLLHGDCLTITGETIEERLRDIPEEPRADQDVIRPWNNPMYSTGHLAILKGNLATEGSVAKITGVKNPKITGPARVFESEEACLEAILANKINAGDVLVIRYEGPKGGPGMREMLAPTSAIIGAGLGDSVGLITDGRFSGGTYGMVVGHVAPEAFVGGTIALVQEGDEITIDAHARLLQLNVPEAELEKRRAAWQPPAPRYTRGVLAKYARLVSSSSLGAVTDLGLE from the coding sequence ATGCCCGAAAACCTAAGAAGTCAAGCCATTACTCAAGGCGTTCAGCGATCGCCCAATCGCGCCATGCTGCGTGCGGTCGGATTCGGCGACAATGATTTTACGAAACCGATCGTTGGGGTTGCGAGCGCCCACAGTACGATTACGCCCTGCAACATGGGAATTGCACCGCTCGCCTCGGAAGCTGAAACCGGAATTCGTGCGGCAGGCGGAATGCCGCAAGTGTTTGGAACGATTACCGTGAGCGACGGGATTTCGATGGGTACGGAGGGAATGAAATATTCGCTCGTCTCGCGGGATGTGATCGCAGATTCGATCGAGACTGCCTGCAATGCTCAAAGCATGGATGGCGTGTTAGCGATCGGCGGCTGCGACAAAAACATGCCGGGAGCCATGATCGCAATGGCACGGATGAACATTCCAGCGATCTTTGTGTACGGTGGCACGATCAAACCCGGACATTTAGATGGACAAGATTTAACGGTTGTCAGCTCGTTTGAAGCGGTTGGACAATACAGCGCCGGTCGGATTGAAGAATCGATGCTGTATGCGGTCGAGCGCAGCGCTTGTCCGGGTGCAGGGTCTTGCGGCGGGATGTACACGGCGAATACGATGTCCTCTGCATTTGAAGCGATGGGCATGAGCTTGATGTATTCCTCCACAATGTCAGCCGTTGATCCTGAGAAAGCAGAAAATACGGCGCTGGCTGGCAAGGTGTTAGTCGAAGCGATCCGCAATCAAATTCTGCCGCGTGACATTATCACTCGTAAGTCGATCGAGAATGCAATCTCCGTGATTATGGCAGTCGGTGGATCGACGAATGCAGTGCTGCACTTTTTAGCGATCGCGCATTCGGCTGGCGTTCCCCTCACGATTGATGATTTTGAAGTGATTCGTGAGCGCGTTCCAGTTCTGTGCGATCTCAAACCTTCGGGTCGCTATGTGGCAACAGACTTGCACCGAGCAGGCGGAATTCCGCAGGTAATGAAGATGCTGTTAGCGCATGGATTACTTCACGGCGATTGCTTGACGATTACGGGGGAGACGATCGAGGAGCGATTGAGAGATATTCCCGAAGAACCCCGCGCCGATCAAGATGTGATTCGTCCGTGGAACAATCCGATGTATTCGACCGGGCACCTGGCAATCTTGAAGGGCAATCTGGCAACCGAAGGATCAGTCGCGAAAATTACCGGAGTCAAGAATCCGAAGATTACTGGGCCTGCGCGAGTGTTTGAATCCGAGGAAGCTTGTTTAGAAGCAATCTTGGCAAACAAGATCAATGCAGGCGATGTACTTGTGATTCGCTATGAAGGACCCAAAGGCGGGCCTGGAATGCGAGAAATGCTGGCTCCAACTTCAGCCATCATTGGAGCAGGACTCGGAGATTCCGTTGGACTGATCACCGATGGGCGCTTCTCTGGTGGAACCTACGGCATGGTTGTGGGTCACGTTGCACCGGAAGCTTTTGTCGGAGGGACGATCGCGCTTGTTCAAGAAGGCGATGAGATTACGATCGATGCCCACGCCCGATTGCTGCAACTGAATGTGCCTGAAGCCGAGTTGGAGAAACGTCGCGCCGCATGGCAACCCCCCGCACCGAGATATACCAGAGGCGTGTTAGCAAAATACGCTCGATTGGTGTCATCAAGCAGTTTAGGAGCCGTAACCGACTTGGGATTAGAGTAA
- a CDS encoding LysR family transcriptional regulator — translation MELRHLRYFVAVAEELHFNRAADRLNIAQPPLSQQIKHLETELGVELFHRRTKRQVQLTEAGQVLLQATYQILAQLEQAVCDTQRAGRGETGTLTIGFTSSVVYDILPAILFQFRQRFPQVNLVLQELTTTQQEEALQNHRIEVGFCHPPLKDNHLSLEYILQEPLVVALPESHPLATEPAISLHSLADESFILFPRHLGPGLYDQIVSFCEQANFRPNVMQEAIQMQTIIGLISAEMGIALVPASLQSLKRVGVVYKPLESAMPLAETAPLVETAIVWRPDHTSSVLREFLQVVRRYVNEHRNHPQLF, via the coding sequence ATGGAACTACGTCACCTTCGTTACTTTGTGGCGGTTGCGGAAGAACTCCACTTCAATCGCGCCGCCGATCGATTAAACATCGCTCAACCTCCCTTGAGTCAGCAGATCAAGCACTTGGAAACAGAATTAGGCGTAGAACTGTTTCACCGCCGCACGAAGCGACAAGTTCAGTTAACCGAAGCAGGACAAGTTTTATTGCAGGCAACGTATCAGATTCTGGCTCAACTAGAACAAGCCGTCTGCGACACACAACGAGCAGGCAGGGGCGAAACCGGAACACTCACGATCGGATTCACCAGCTCTGTAGTGTACGACATTCTGCCCGCGATTCTGTTTCAGTTTCGGCAGCGTTTTCCCCAAGTCAATCTGGTCTTACAGGAGTTGACGACGACGCAACAAGAAGAAGCCTTGCAAAATCATCGAATTGAAGTGGGGTTTTGTCATCCACCGCTAAAAGATAATCACTTGAGCCTGGAATACATTTTGCAAGAGCCGCTGGTTGTCGCGTTGCCAGAATCTCATCCACTCGCAACCGAACCCGCCATTTCGTTACACTCCCTTGCGGATGAGTCGTTTATTTTGTTTCCACGCCATCTTGGTCCTGGTCTTTACGATCAAATTGTCAGTTTTTGCGAACAAGCGAATTTTCGCCCGAACGTGATGCAGGAAGCCATTCAGATGCAGACGATTATTGGCTTAATCTCAGCCGAGATGGGGATTGCCTTAGTTCCAGCCTCACTACAAAGCCTGAAACGAGTTGGGGTGGTTTACAAACCTCTGGAGTCAGCAATGCCTTTAGCTGAGACGGCACCTTTAGTTGAGACGGCAATAGTATGGCGACCCGATCATACTTCGTCGGTTCTCCGCGAATTTTTGCAAGTTGTAAGACGCTACGTGAATGAGCACAGAAATCACCCTCAGCTCTTCTGA
- a CDS encoding rhomboid family intramembrane serine protease, with protein MTRRDPNDPNGIGDEIKSHILILGTLVGIMWIVEVVDIALAGKLNYLGIYPRNAIGLRGILLAPFLHRDFRHLISNTIPLVVMGWFVMLRGVSEFFKVSAIVMLASGLGVWLLGAPGLHIGASGVIFGYFGFLLSRAYFERSALSIAMSLAVGLLYGGIIWGVLPGQLGISWEGHLFGFLSGIFAARQISLRRW; from the coding sequence ATGACCCGACGCGATCCAAACGACCCCAATGGTATTGGAGATGAAATCAAAAGCCACATTCTCATCCTGGGCACACTCGTTGGGATTATGTGGATTGTCGAAGTAGTCGATATTGCTCTTGCTGGCAAACTCAACTATCTAGGAATTTATCCTCGCAATGCGATCGGCTTGCGAGGTATTTTATTAGCGCCGTTTCTGCATCGGGATTTCCGACATCTCATCAGCAATACGATTCCGCTTGTGGTGATGGGTTGGTTTGTGATGCTGCGCGGCGTTTCTGAATTCTTTAAGGTCAGCGCGATCGTCATGCTAGCGAGCGGGCTGGGAGTCTGGCTACTGGGCGCACCTGGATTACATATTGGAGCAAGCGGCGTAATCTTTGGCTACTTTGGATTTTTGCTGTCGCGGGCTTATTTTGAGCGGAGTGCTTTGTCGATCGCCATGTCCCTTGCCGTGGGATTACTGTACGGTGGCATTATTTGGGGTGTGCTGCCGGGGCAGTTGGGCATTTCCTGGGAAGGGCATCTATTTGGTTTTCTGAGTGGAATATTTGCTGCAAGGCAGATTTCTCTGCGTCGCTGGTAA
- a CDS encoding M48 family metalloprotease: MFGGNQIRTAALLGLLSGLFVLAGYYLVGNEQGLILGLIFAAFSSLGSWYYSDRVALASYAAQPIERAQAPELFDMVQRLCDRAEIPLPRIYLVPTQSPNAFATGRDPNHAAVAVTQGIIELLTPEELEGVLAHELTHVKNRDTLTQAVAGTIAGAITFLGRILTFGALYGPVYRDTRRGTNPIGLLFLIVLAPLSAALIQMAISRTREFAADEGSAQLTQNPSALASALEKLETIGHQIPMHGNPAMSPLLIVNPLSTEGLQSLFRTHPPTEERIRRLMHYAQEAKSPAIAS; this comes from the coding sequence ATGTTTGGCGGAAATCAGATCAGAACAGCGGCGCTGCTCGGACTCTTGAGCGGACTTTTTGTTTTAGCCGGCTACTATCTTGTTGGGAACGAACAAGGTCTTATTCTAGGGCTAATCTTCGCTGCATTCAGCAGTTTAGGTTCATGGTACTACTCCGATCGCGTTGCCTTAGCTTCGTATGCAGCCCAACCAATCGAACGCGCTCAAGCTCCAGAACTGTTTGATATGGTGCAAAGACTCTGCGATCGAGCAGAAATTCCGCTGCCGCGCATCTATCTGGTTCCGACTCAATCCCCAAATGCGTTTGCAACCGGACGCGATCCGAATCATGCAGCCGTTGCCGTGACGCAAGGAATTATCGAACTGTTGACCCCGGAAGAGTTAGAAGGGGTACTCGCTCACGAATTAACCCACGTGAAGAACCGCGATACCTTGACTCAAGCGGTTGCAGGCACGATCGCGGGTGCAATTACCTTTCTCGGTCGGATACTGACTTTTGGGGCGCTGTATGGCCCGGTTTATCGCGACACTCGGCGTGGCACAAACCCGATCGGCTTATTATTCTTGATCGTTCTTGCACCGTTGTCGGCTGCTTTGATTCAGATGGCAATTTCTCGGACTCGTGAATTTGCTGCCGATGAAGGTTCTGCCCAACTGACCCAAAATCCGTCAGCACTGGCGAGTGCCTTAGAAAAACTGGAAACGATCGGTCATCAAATCCCGATGCACGGGAATCCGGCAATGTCGCCGCTGTTGATTGTGAATCCGCTCTCAACCGAAGGATTACAATCGCTATTTCGGACGCATCCCCCAACCGAAGAACGAATTCGCCGCTTGATGCACTACGCTCAAGAAGCAAAATCCCCCGCGATTGCATCCTAG
- a CDS encoding DUF72 domain-containing protein, which produces MTFRLGCAIWAYKQWVGDLFPPKSKPSDFLNLYSRRFTCVEGNTTFYSIPDRTTVDRWKSETPNGFKFCPKLPKTLTHSGKLAPSLPEALQFLELMQRLDDRLGVLFAQLPPSYSPANFKDLEAFLRGWTGANLALEVRHAQWFREPYRTQLNELLTELNIGRVLLDTRPIYECEDDPQLQSERKKPQVPLQPDITAPFSLIRYISHPSINQVYLEEWVKLVDRALQQGTEIYFFVHCPIEERSPQNARSFQKLLEQHSVSVPALPWNQIEPPSSQMRLF; this is translated from the coding sequence ATGACGTTTCGCTTGGGCTGTGCGATTTGGGCGTATAAACAATGGGTCGGGGATCTGTTTCCACCTAAAAGTAAACCCTCTGATTTTCTGAATCTTTATAGTCGGCGGTTTACTTGTGTTGAAGGCAATACCACGTTTTATTCGATTCCCGATCGCACTACGGTCGATCGTTGGAAATCGGAAACACCCAACGGATTTAAGTTCTGCCCAAAATTGCCGAAAACTTTGACGCATAGCGGAAAACTCGCGCCGTCATTACCTGAAGCATTGCAATTTCTAGAATTGATGCAGAGATTGGACGATCGTTTAGGCGTATTGTTTGCTCAGTTACCTCCAAGTTATAGTCCGGCAAACTTCAAGGATCTAGAAGCCTTTTTACGGGGTTGGACAGGTGCAAACTTAGCGCTTGAAGTGCGACATGCACAATGGTTTAGAGAACCGTATCGCACCCAGTTAAATGAGCTTTTAACAGAGCTAAATATCGGTCGAGTTCTGTTGGATACTCGTCCAATTTATGAATGCGAAGATGATCCACAACTGCAAAGTGAACGCAAAAAGCCACAGGTTCCACTACAGCCCGATATCACTGCACCGTTTAGTTTAATTCGGTACATTAGCCATCCGAGTATCAATCAAGTGTACTTGGAAGAATGGGTGAAGTTGGTCGATCGCGCGCTGCAGCAAGGAACTGAAATCTACTTCTTTGTCCATTGCCCGATTGAAGAACGATCGCCTCAAAATGCCCGTTCTTTTCAGAAATTATTAGAACAACATTCGGTTTCAGTTCCAGCCCTACCTTGGAATCAGATTGAACCGCCATCTTCGCAAATGCGCTTATTTTAA
- a CDS encoding protein-glutamate O-methyltransferase CheR, producing MLAVQPTLETIEIQLLFEGIYRYYGYDFRNYAPSSRSRRVQNFMQAEGIKTISELQNQVLHDRPSLDRLLLSLTVNVTSMFRDPSFYLTFRNLVLPTLRTYPFIRIWHAGCSTGEEVYSMAILLQEEGIYHRCRLYATDTNDKVLQTARSGIFPISAMKDYTQQYHKAGGKKSFSEYYTAAYENAIFRSSLRDNIVFSQHNLVTDGSFNEFNVIVCRNVLIYFDRTLQDRVHELFYQSLCSFGILALGRQETLRFTSLCDRYIELSKAEKLYRRMS from the coding sequence ATGCTGGCTGTGCAACCGACGCTCGAAACAATTGAAATTCAATTGCTGTTTGAAGGAATTTACCGCTATTACGGTTACGACTTTCGTAACTATGCGCCGTCTTCGCGCAGTCGCCGAGTGCAAAATTTTATGCAGGCAGAAGGTATTAAAACGATCTCAGAACTACAAAACCAAGTGTTACACGATCGCCCATCTCTCGATCGATTGCTCCTCAGTTTAACAGTAAATGTCACCTCCATGTTTCGCGATCCAAGCTTCTATCTCACCTTTAGAAATCTAGTGCTGCCAACATTAAGAACTTATCCGTTTATTCGGATTTGGCACGCTGGATGTTCAACCGGAGAAGAAGTTTATTCGATGGCGATTTTGCTGCAAGAAGAAGGCATTTATCATCGTTGTCGTCTTTATGCGACCGATACAAACGACAAAGTTTTACAAACCGCAAGAAGCGGAATATTTCCAATTTCTGCGATGAAAGACTACACGCAGCAATATCACAAAGCAGGCGGAAAAAAATCATTTTCTGAATACTATACAGCCGCTTACGAGAACGCGATCTTTCGCTCATCTCTACGAGACAACATTGTATTTTCGCAGCACAATCTTGTCACCGACGGTTCGTTTAACGAGTTTAACGTTATTGTCTGCCGAAACGTATTAATTTATTTCGATCGAACGCTCCAAGATCGCGTTCACGAATTGTTTTATCAAAGTCTTTGTTCGTTTGGAATTCTGGCACTCGGACGACAAGAAACGCTGCGATTTACTTCACTGTGCGATCGCTACATAGAACTCTCAAAAGCCGAAAAACTCTATCGGAGGATGAGCTAG
- a CDS encoding chemotaxis protein CheB yields the protein MAFTLVVIGTSLGGLSALRNMLKALPGEFSAAIAIAQHRDRCSGSSLSRTLQQESRLPILEVEDKEPIRAGCIYLAPADYHLLVDPERFSLSVDPPVAFAKPSIDVLFESAAEIYQSNTIGVVLTGANQDGAKGLAKIKARGGFTIVQDPRSAECPSMPEAAIAKSAVDRILPLERIPPLLTTLCSPC from the coding sequence GTGGCGTTCACCCTCGTCGTCATAGGTACATCTTTGGGAGGATTATCTGCCTTAAGAAATATGTTAAAAGCATTACCAGGGGAATTCTCAGCAGCTATTGCAATCGCGCAGCATCGCGATCGCTGCTCTGGGAGCAGCCTGAGTCGAACGCTACAGCAGGAGAGCCGCTTGCCGATTCTGGAAGTCGAAGACAAAGAACCAATTCGTGCTGGGTGCATCTATCTTGCCCCCGCGGACTATCATTTGCTGGTCGATCCTGAGCGATTCTCACTCTCTGTTGATCCCCCTGTTGCCTTCGCGAAACCCTCGATCGACGTTTTATTTGAATCGGCAGCCGAAATCTACCAATCCAACACGATCGGAGTCGTCTTAACTGGAGCCAATCAAGATGGAGCAAAAGGACTGGCAAAAATCAAAGCGCGAGGCGGCTTTACGATCGTGCAAGACCCCCGCAGCGCTGAGTGTCCCTCTATGCCCGAAGCTGCGATCGCCAAGAGCGCGGTCGATCGTATTTTGCCGTTGGAGCGGATTCCTCCCTTGTTAACTACTTTGTGTTCCCCCTGTTGA
- a CDS encoding response regulator, producing MPMHTSVNILIVDDQPENLLALEAVLGRLGENLVRASSGEEALRCLLNQDFAVILLDIQMPGMDGFETANLVRSRARSQHTPIIFLTAFDASEQGVFKGYSLGAVDYLIKPINSEILVSKVGVFVDLFKKTAAIQHQAAQLTAINRELRRSEERFRSLSASSPSGIFVIDSAGRCTYTNPRFQAICGIASDRVAERSWQQCIHPDDRDRAVSQWNVYLEHGGEFSEELRFQTIGERVQWVHVRSCPMLAQSGEALGHVGTIEDITERKEAEVTRAQVMREQLARQEAEATNRMKDEFLAVLSHELRTPLNSMLGWVRLLRTKQYDQKMVDRALETIERNAETQAQLIEDILDVSTIIRGKLRLNHRSIQPVAVIQAAIDGVRPQVEAKSIQLITEFAPNIGNVWGDSTRLQQIVWNLLTNAVKFTPEEGKITIQAQAEESNMVRITVTDTGIGIDAEFLPHVFDRFRQADSTTTRSHNGLGLGLAIVRHLVELHEGTIEATSPGLEKGATFTVRLPLLPANQLHEDLRGMGKSISSERSRVEQKIW from the coding sequence ATGCCCATGCATACTTCCGTCAACATCCTAATCGTCGATGATCAGCCTGAAAATCTGCTGGCGTTAGAAGCGGTTTTAGGTAGGCTCGGAGAAAACTTAGTGAGGGCATCGTCGGGAGAAGAAGCGCTAAGATGCTTGCTCAATCAGGATTTTGCCGTGATTCTGCTGGATATTCAGATGCCGGGAATGGATGGCTTTGAGACAGCAAATCTGGTTCGCAGTCGGGCACGATCGCAGCACACCCCAATTATCTTCCTGACCGCCTTTGATGCGAGCGAACAAGGTGTATTCAAGGGCTATTCTCTCGGTGCAGTAGATTACCTGATTAAACCGATTAACTCTGAGATTCTGGTTTCTAAGGTTGGGGTCTTTGTCGATTTGTTCAAGAAGACCGCCGCAATTCAGCACCAAGCCGCCCAATTGACCGCAATCAATCGCGAACTGCGCCGCAGCGAAGAGCGGTTTCGATCGCTGTCTGCCTCCTCGCCCTCTGGAATTTTTGTGATTGATTCAGCGGGACGCTGTACTTACACCAATCCTCGATTTCAAGCCATTTGCGGGATTGCCTCCGATCGAGTTGCGGAGCGGAGTTGGCAACAGTGCATTCATCCCGACGATCGCGATCGGGCCGTGTCGCAATGGAATGTTTACCTAGAGCATGGCGGGGAATTTTCTGAAGAGTTGCGCTTTCAAACAATCGGTGAGCGCGTTCAGTGGGTGCATGTGCGCTCCTGCCCGATGCTGGCACAATCCGGGGAAGCGCTCGGTCATGTGGGCACGATCGAAGACATTACCGAACGTAAGGAAGCCGAGGTGACTCGCGCTCAGGTGATGCGAGAACAGCTTGCCCGTCAAGAAGCGGAAGCCACAAACCGGATGAAAGATGAATTTCTCGCCGTCCTTTCCCACGAACTCAGAACCCCGTTAAATTCGATGCTGGGCTGGGTGCGACTGCTGCGAACCAAGCAATACGACCAAAAAATGGTTGATCGCGCCCTCGAAACGATCGAGCGCAATGCTGAAACCCAAGCACAACTGATCGAAGACATTTTGGATGTCTCAACGATTATTCGCGGTAAGCTCCGCTTGAATCATCGATCGATCCAGCCTGTGGCTGTGATTCAAGCGGCGATCGATGGGGTTCGTCCTCAAGTTGAAGCCAAATCGATCCAACTGATTACGGAATTTGCGCCCAATATTGGCAACGTTTGGGGAGATTCCACCCGACTCCAGCAGATCGTTTGGAATTTGCTTACCAATGCAGTCAAGTTTACGCCCGAAGAAGGAAAAATTACGATTCAAGCCCAAGCAGAAGAATCCAACATGGTGCGAATCACTGTGACGGATACGGGCATTGGGATCGATGCAGAATTTCTGCCCCACGTCTTTGATCGCTTCCGACAAGCGGACAGTACGACGACGCGATCGCACAATGGCTTAGGGCTGGGATTGGCAATCGTGCGGCATCTGGTGGAATTACATGAGGGAACGATCGAGGCAACCAGTCCCGGTCTGGAAAAAGGCGCAACGTTCACAGTCCGGTTGCCGCTGCTGCCAGCAAACCAACTACACGAAGATCTTCGCGGAATGGGGAAGTCGATTTCATCTGAGCGAAGTCGAGTCGAGCAGAAAATTTGGTGA
- a CDS encoding ComF family protein, with protein sequence MLDRLLNFVLQSPCPLCDRATSEPLCLDCQRCLEGDRLTHPAQFWQQQPRLFAWGNYSDALKRTIATLKYDQHPELAALLGERLARSWLEASLSRDKLAIVPIPLHEKKQQQRGYNQAELISRAFCRVTGNLHQPLGLRRIRATEALFNLSPRERERMLTQVFEIGKIQPDRPVLLIDDIYTTGATARAAIQVLHRNGIQVLGIAVVATPISDLRSLR encoded by the coding sequence ATGCTCGATCGATTGTTGAATTTTGTTCTGCAAAGCCCTTGTCCTTTATGCGATCGCGCGACTTCTGAGCCACTTTGTCTCGATTGCCAGCGCTGCTTAGAGGGCGATCGTCTCACCCATCCTGCACAATTTTGGCAGCAGCAACCCCGATTATTCGCTTGGGGCAACTATAGCGATGCGCTCAAACGCACGATCGCGACATTGAAATACGATCAGCACCCTGAATTAGCCGCGCTGCTGGGTGAAAGGTTAGCGCGATCGTGGCTAGAAGCCTCGCTGAGCCGGGATAAATTAGCAATCGTTCCCATCCCGCTTCATGAGAAAAAACAGCAGCAGCGCGGATACAACCAGGCGGAATTAATCTCACGCGCTTTTTGCAGAGTCACCGGGAATTTGCACCAACCGTTGGGACTGCGGCGCATTCGAGCAACCGAAGCCCTCTTTAACTTATCGCCCAGAGAGCGAGAACGAATGCTAACCCAGGTGTTTGAAATTGGGAAGATCCAGCCCGATCGACCTGTATTACTCATTGACGATATTTATACCACTGGCGCAACTGCCCGCGCTGCAATTCAGGTGTTGCACCGCAATGGCATTCAAGTATTAGGCATTGCGGTTGTGGCAACACCAATCTCAGATTTACGATCGTTGCGGTAA